Proteins encoded by one window of Culicoides brevitarsis isolate CSIRO-B50_1 chromosome 2, AGI_CSIRO_Cbre_v1, whole genome shotgun sequence:
- the LOC134831222 gene encoding uncharacterized protein LOC134831222 isoform X2 has product MVNYHLVDQAAVGGKNIVLKKLRNNLGRDELGEEIIQHREKLGELIIEGDHVDIVDFEFYGPIKMFINLQPVTVQNSELRVGDLLGVGNAVNVEEYRQMGGEAYNKTRLFKLEEYQPEDGGCISSDEENEDIFQADTDSCPSACDEARINDLDEIDNLDLNADRKTPEKVQVTSNLPNVENDSDASNSGSETIEIDDDDDFCASPEQIDAEYKGDPYNSDSLDEILPDSFRRQGEIPEENVIDLISDEEIFNEEGPESGIGESSSDPRSGSRSPEGEDLLTIQSDMQNPQFCRVDLAEYGIGSCLTPPSSRDGSMSHDEVPEKQEIPKKKQKRSKLKRPSRDSNSADDSNDEDKSDKNSRKRPKFKKHEETAGLTSSSDEQKTSDKEPVEQPNASPRIDPYRYSAAHQIARKALYTEPSESPYRSYKGYKAPPIIPKPQKKPPPSIKQMEQSTKGRFGPQKCTKTVAQMREERAKIQSMLQEKAASTSTTPKVKISETSRNDRILQEMLNTPSTSKQQPKEPQPGPSRL; this is encoded by the exons ATGGTAAACTACCATCTCGTCGATCAAGCAGCAGTAGGCGGCAAAAATATCGTCTTGAAAAAACTTCGCAACAACTTGGGACGCGACGAATTGGGCGAAGAAATCATTCAGCATCGCGAAAAGCTTGGAGAACTCATTATCGAAGGCGATCATGTGGATATCGTCGattttgag TTTTACGGTCCCATCAAGATGTTCATCAACTTACAACCCGTCACTGTGCAAAACAGCGAATTGCGTGTCGGAGACTTGCTTGGAGTTGGAAATGCCGTAAATGTCGAGGAATATCGCCAAATGGGCGGCGAAGCTTACAACAAAACTCGATTATTCAAATTGGAGGAATATCAACCCGAAGATGGGGGATGCATTTCTTCTGACGAAGAAAATGAAGATATTTTTCAAGCTGACACAGATTCGTGTCCGAGTGCCTGTGACGAGGCGAGAATTAACGATCTCGATGAAATTGacaatttagatttaaatgcAGATCGCAAGACACCCGAAAAAGTTCAAGTTACCTCAAATTTACCAAATGTTGAAAATGACTCTGATGCGTCAAATTCTGGATCTGAAACCATCGAaattgacgatgatgatgacttttGTGCGTCTCCCGAACAAATTGACGCCGAATATAAAGGAGATCCGTACAACAGTGATTCGTTGGATGAAATTCTGCCGGATTCCTTTCGACGACAAGGAGAAATTCCGGAAGAAAATGTGATTGATCTCATTAGTgacgaagaaattttcaatgaagaaGGTCCTGAATCGGGTATCGGGGAGTCAAGTTCTGATCCGCGATCTGGTTCGAGATCCCCCGAAGGCGAAGATTTACTTACCATCCAAAGTGACATGCAAAATCCGCAATTTTGTAGAGTAGATTTGGCTGAATACGGTATTGGGTCGTGTTTGACGCCGCCTTCTTCGCGTGATGGATCCATGAGTCACGACGAAGTGcctgaaaaacaagaaattccaaagaagaaacaaaaacgCAGCAAGTTAAAGAGACCTTCGCGAGACTCGAACAGCGCAGATGACTCCAATGACGAagataaaagtgataaaaattcgagaaaacgtcctaaattcaaaaaacacgAAGAAACTGCTGGATTGACATCATCTTCAGACGAACAAAAGACTTCCGATAAAGAACCCGTCGAACAACCAAACGCTTCGCCTCGCATCGATCCATACCGTTACTCGGCAGCTCATCAAATTGCCCGCAAAGCTTTGTACACGGAACCAAGTGAAAGTCCCTACAGAAGCTACAAAGGATACAAAGCGCCTCCAATTATCCCAAAGCCGCAGAAAAAACCGCCGCCAAGTATTAAACAAATGGAACAAAGTACCAAAGGTCGCTTTGGGCCACAGAAATGCACGAAAACTGTGGCTCAAATGCGCGAAGAACGTGCCAAAATTCAATCGATGCTTCAAGAAAAAGCTGCATCGACATCGACAACgccaaaagtgaaaattagcGAAACTTCACGGAATGATCGCATATTGCAAGAAATGTTGAATACTCCGTCGACTTCGAAGCAACAACCAAAGGAGCCGCAACCAGGTCCAAGTCGATTGTAA
- the LOC134831222 gene encoding uncharacterized protein LOC134831222 isoform X1 yields the protein MVNYHLVDQAAVGGKNIVLKKLRNNLGRDELGEEIIQHREKLGELIIEGDHVDIVDFEHSQFYGPIKMFINLQPVTVQNSELRVGDLLGVGNAVNVEEYRQMGGEAYNKTRLFKLEEYQPEDGGCISSDEENEDIFQADTDSCPSACDEARINDLDEIDNLDLNADRKTPEKVQVTSNLPNVENDSDASNSGSETIEIDDDDDFCASPEQIDAEYKGDPYNSDSLDEILPDSFRRQGEIPEENVIDLISDEEIFNEEGPESGIGESSSDPRSGSRSPEGEDLLTIQSDMQNPQFCRVDLAEYGIGSCLTPPSSRDGSMSHDEVPEKQEIPKKKQKRSKLKRPSRDSNSADDSNDEDKSDKNSRKRPKFKKHEETAGLTSSSDEQKTSDKEPVEQPNASPRIDPYRYSAAHQIARKALYTEPSESPYRSYKGYKAPPIIPKPQKKPPPSIKQMEQSTKGRFGPQKCTKTVAQMREERAKIQSMLQEKAASTSTTPKVKISETSRNDRILQEMLNTPSTSKQQPKEPQPGPSRL from the exons ATGGTAAACTACCATCTCGTCGATCAAGCAGCAGTAGGCGGCAAAAATATCGTCTTGAAAAAACTTCGCAACAACTTGGGACGCGACGAATTGGGCGAAGAAATCATTCAGCATCGCGAAAAGCTTGGAGAACTCATTATCGAAGGCGATCATGTGGATATCGTCGattttgag CATTCACAGTTTTACGGTCCCATCAAGATGTTCATCAACTTACAACCCGTCACTGTGCAAAACAGCGAATTGCGTGTCGGAGACTTGCTTGGAGTTGGAAATGCCGTAAATGTCGAGGAATATCGCCAAATGGGCGGCGAAGCTTACAACAAAACTCGATTATTCAAATTGGAGGAATATCAACCCGAAGATGGGGGATGCATTTCTTCTGACGAAGAAAATGAAGATATTTTTCAAGCTGACACAGATTCGTGTCCGAGTGCCTGTGACGAGGCGAGAATTAACGATCTCGATGAAATTGacaatttagatttaaatgcAGATCGCAAGACACCCGAAAAAGTTCAAGTTACCTCAAATTTACCAAATGTTGAAAATGACTCTGATGCGTCAAATTCTGGATCTGAAACCATCGAaattgacgatgatgatgacttttGTGCGTCTCCCGAACAAATTGACGCCGAATATAAAGGAGATCCGTACAACAGTGATTCGTTGGATGAAATTCTGCCGGATTCCTTTCGACGACAAGGAGAAATTCCGGAAGAAAATGTGATTGATCTCATTAGTgacgaagaaattttcaatgaagaaGGTCCTGAATCGGGTATCGGGGAGTCAAGTTCTGATCCGCGATCTGGTTCGAGATCCCCCGAAGGCGAAGATTTACTTACCATCCAAAGTGACATGCAAAATCCGCAATTTTGTAGAGTAGATTTGGCTGAATACGGTATTGGGTCGTGTTTGACGCCGCCTTCTTCGCGTGATGGATCCATGAGTCACGACGAAGTGcctgaaaaacaagaaattccaaagaagaaacaaaaacgCAGCAAGTTAAAGAGACCTTCGCGAGACTCGAACAGCGCAGATGACTCCAATGACGAagataaaagtgataaaaattcgagaaaacgtcctaaattcaaaaaacacgAAGAAACTGCTGGATTGACATCATCTTCAGACGAACAAAAGACTTCCGATAAAGAACCCGTCGAACAACCAAACGCTTCGCCTCGCATCGATCCATACCGTTACTCGGCAGCTCATCAAATTGCCCGCAAAGCTTTGTACACGGAACCAAGTGAAAGTCCCTACAGAAGCTACAAAGGATACAAAGCGCCTCCAATTATCCCAAAGCCGCAGAAAAAACCGCCGCCAAGTATTAAACAAATGGAACAAAGTACCAAAGGTCGCTTTGGGCCACAGAAATGCACGAAAACTGTGGCTCAAATGCGCGAAGAACGTGCCAAAATTCAATCGATGCTTCAAGAAAAAGCTGCATCGACATCGACAACgccaaaagtgaaaattagcGAAACTTCACGGAATGATCGCATATTGCAAGAAATGTTGAATACTCCGTCGACTTCGAAGCAACAACCAAAGGAGCCGCAACCAGGTCCAAGTCGATTGTAA